Proteins encoded by one window of Blautia luti:
- a CDS encoding helix-turn-helix transcriptional regulator: protein MNRIRELREEKKITQIRLSIELEVSQETISAYEMEKYFPSIKSLIKLRQIFGVPIDYILGLSDTRCDCIQSTDLNQDEIYTMSLYKNMDITGKERTQAYMEGYLACLEKKHSL from the coding sequence ATGAACCGTATAAGAGAATTAAGAGAAGAGAAAAAGATTACTCAAATTCGTCTCAGTATTGAACTAGAAGTGTCTCAGGAAACAATCAGTGCTTATGAAATGGAAAAATATTTTCCCAGTATAAAATCACTTATCAAGCTTCGCCAGATATTTGGTGTTCCTATTGATTATATTCTGGGACTTTCTGATACCAGATGTGATTGTATTCAGAGTACAGATCTGAATCAGGATGAAATCTACACTATGTCCCTTTACAAAAATATGGATATTACAGGAAAAGAGCGTACCCAGGCATATATGGAAGGTTATCTGGCATGCCTGGAGAAAAAACATTCTTTATGA
- a CDS encoding M15 family metallopeptidase — translation MNLYTRLINKDHPLPPDYVPENLTDIGIPFDAPCGDPKRLLEIRTAHAALTLIQAAQKESLIITGISGYRSYKRQQQLSTGNPYVASPGTSEHQSGLALDVSCPSIQYQLIPEFAETPEGKWLKRNASLYGFIIRYPANKEPITGIPWEPWHIRYVTRPLAGCLALTGLTLEEYYSTFGAPLQNPEPEIT, via the coding sequence ATGAATCTGTATACCCGTCTGATCAACAAAGACCATCCTCTGCCGCCAGACTATGTTCCTGAAAATCTGACTGACATCGGAATTCCATTTGATGCACCCTGCGGAGATCCCAAACGGCTTCTGGAAATCCGCACTGCTCATGCAGCACTCACGCTGATACAGGCAGCGCAGAAAGAATCTCTGATCATTACCGGAATCTCCGGCTACCGCTCCTACAAACGCCAGCAGCAGCTTTCCACCGGAAATCCTTATGTTGCATCTCCAGGCACCAGCGAGCACCAGAGTGGCCTTGCACTGGATGTCTCATGTCCGTCGATCCAATATCAGCTCATCCCGGAATTTGCCGAAACACCAGAGGGAAAATGGCTCAAACGAAACGCTTCTCTCTACGGTTTTATTATCCGCTATCCTGCAAACAAAGAACCCATCACCGGCATCCCCTGGGAACCCTGGCATATCCGTTATGTAACCCGTCCACTTGCCGGATGCCTCGCACTGACAGGACTTACTCTCGAAGAATACTACTCTACCTTTGGCGCTCCTTTGCAAAATCCGGAACCAGAAATTACTTAA
- the nagA gene encoding N-acetylglucosamine-6-phosphate deacetylase — MIIKNGNVFQEDGSYKVTDLYIEKGRLVASEEEVTDKTELDASGLKVLPGLVDIHSHGAVRHDFSDADVDGLKVILKYEKSQGVTSYCPTSMTLPKEELLKIFQTAKDVDQDETCARIVGINMEGPFLDPAKKGAHVEGYIRKPDIEFFRECNKAAGGLIKLVTLAPNMEGAEEFIRELHNETVISIGHTAADYDCAAQAMKQGAVHVTHLYNAMNPMGHREPGVIGAAADNEDCMVELIGDGIHIHPATVRNTFRLFGDSRVILISDSMMATGMENGKYELGGQEVTMKDRKATLADGTIAGSATCLFDCMKSVISMGVPEREAILAATANPARSIGIFDEVGSLAPGKRADIVLADEELNIVKVL; from the coding sequence ATGATCATTAAAAACGGTAATGTATTTCAGGAAGATGGAAGCTATAAAGTAACAGATTTATATATAGAAAAGGGCAGGCTTGTAGCTTCGGAGGAAGAAGTGACAGATAAAACAGAACTGGATGCGTCCGGTCTGAAAGTACTGCCTGGTTTGGTTGATATTCACAGCCACGGTGCAGTGAGACATGATTTTTCAGATGCAGATGTGGATGGCCTGAAAGTTATTCTTAAGTATGAGAAATCACAGGGAGTAACTTCTTACTGTCCCACATCCATGACTCTTCCCAAGGAAGAACTGCTGAAAATTTTTCAGACGGCAAAGGATGTAGATCAGGATGAGACCTGTGCCCGTATTGTTGGTATCAATATGGAAGGACCTTTCCTTGATCCTGCAAAAAAAGGTGCACATGTAGAAGGATATATCCGCAAACCGGACATTGAATTTTTCAGAGAGTGCAATAAAGCGGCAGGCGGACTGATCAAACTGGTAACTCTTGCTCCGAATATGGAAGGTGCAGAAGAATTTATCAGGGAACTGCATAATGAAACAGTTATTTCTATTGGACATACAGCGGCAGATTATGACTGTGCTGCACAGGCTATGAAGCAGGGTGCAGTTCATGTAACCCATCTTTATAATGCCATGAATCCTATGGGACATAGAGAACCAGGAGTGATCGGTGCTGCAGCAGATAATGAAGACTGTATGGTAGAACTGATCGGTGACGGGATCCATATCCATCCGGCAACTGTAAGAAATACTTTCCGCCTTTTTGGAGACAGCAGAGTGATTCTGATCAGTGACTCTATGATGGCAACCGGTATGGAGAATGGAAAATATGAACTAGGTGGCCAGGAAGTAACTATGAAAGACAGAAAAGCTACTCTGGCAGACGGTACGATCGCAGGTTCTGCAACCTGTCTTTTTGACTGCATGAAGAGCGTTATCTCCATGGGAGTTCCGGAAAGAGAAGCGATTCTTGCTGCAACTGCAAATCCGGCAAGAAGTATCGGAATTTTTGATGAAGTGGGTTCTCTTGCACCTGGAAAACGTGCGGATATTGTTCTGGCAGATGAAGAACTGAATATTGTAAAAGTACTGTAG
- a CDS encoding alpha/beta hydrolase, protein MALLEVNFFSKALMRPVTMNVILPADKVFFEEETEEDEKPFKTLYLLHGVMGNYTDWVTGTCIKRWAEEKNLAVVMPSGANMFYMDHPEVNENYSEFIGKELVKITRRMFPLSHKKEDTFIAGLSMGGYGAIRNGLKYHDTFGYIAGLSSAMILEKMDTDDDSSPMFFEKKTFLEGVFGDLSQIHDCEINPEWIAKKLKEEKTEFPKMYLACGLDDPLLPPNRKFRDAMSELGVNVTYEEGPGAHEWDFWNRYIKKVLDWLPLDKDSKEGMNSGNVGL, encoded by the coding sequence ATGGCATTATTAGAGGTGAACTTTTTTTCTAAGGCACTGATGCGGCCGGTAACGATGAACGTGATCCTTCCGGCAGATAAAGTCTTTTTTGAAGAGGAGACAGAAGAAGATGAAAAACCTTTCAAAACACTTTATCTTCTGCACGGTGTAATGGGAAATTATACAGACTGGGTGACAGGAACCTGTATTAAGCGTTGGGCAGAGGAGAAGAATCTGGCAGTAGTGATGCCCTCCGGTGCAAATATGTTTTATATGGATCATCCTGAAGTTAATGAAAATTACAGTGAATTTATAGGAAAAGAACTTGTAAAGATCACACGAAGGATGTTCCCGTTATCTCATAAAAAAGAAGATACATTTATCGCTGGTTTATCCATGGGAGGATACGGTGCAATCCGAAATGGCCTGAAATACCATGATACATTCGGATATATAGCAGGCCTTTCTTCTGCTATGATTCTGGAAAAAATGGATACAGATGATGACAGTTCTCCTATGTTTTTCGAGAAGAAAACGTTCCTGGAAGGTGTTTTTGGAGATCTGTCCCAAATTCATGACTGTGAAATTAATCCGGAGTGGATTGCAAAGAAACTGAAAGAGGAAAAAACTGAGTTTCCGAAAATGTATCTTGCCTGCGGACTGGATGATCCGCTGCTTCCTCCGAACCGCAAATTCAGGGACGCTATGAGTGAACTGGGTGTGAATGTCACTTATGAAGAAGGACCGGGAGCCCATGAATGGGATTTCTGGAACCGTTATATTAAGAAAGTCCTGGACTGGCTGCCACTGGATAAGGACAGCAAAGAAGGGATGAACAGTGGTAATGTAGGATTATAA
- a CDS encoding nicotinate phosphoribosyltransferase, giving the protein MRANNLTLLTDLYELTMMQGYFKNPTNQTVIFDMFYRTNPCGGAFAITAGLEQMIEYIENLHFTDEDIEYLGSLNIFEDDFLEYLRNFEFTGDIYAIPEGTVVFPREPLVKVVAPIMEAQLVETAILNIINHQSLIATKAARVCYAAKGDAIMEFGLRRAQGPDAGIFGARAAVIGGCAGTSCVLTGKMFDVPVLGTHAHSWIMSFPDEYTAFKTYAKLYPDACTLLVDTYDVLKSGVPNAIRVFEEMREEGIPLTKYGIRIDSGDLAYLSKEAYKMLAAAGFDDAIISASSDLDEYLIDSLKAQDAKINSWGVGTRLITSNDNPAFGGVYKLAAVKDADSTEFTPKIKLSENTEKVTNPGNKTVYRLYSKKTGKIKADLICLADEKLDADENMVLFDPIDTWKKTKFLGGTYEVRELLVPVIKKGKRVYESPSVMELRDYCLKEQNTLWDESRRFVNPQKVYVDLSQKLWELKKDLLEEMSEKSLD; this is encoded by the coding sequence ATGAGAGCGAATAATCTTACTCTGCTCACAGACCTTTATGAGCTTACTATGATGCAGGGCTATTTTAAGAACCCCACCAACCAGACTGTTATTTTTGATATGTTCTACCGTACCAATCCATGTGGCGGCGCATTTGCTATCACTGCAGGTCTGGAACAGATGATTGAATATATCGAAAATCTTCATTTTACAGACGAAGATATCGAATATCTGGGAAGTCTGAATATTTTCGAAGATGATTTCCTGGAATATTTAAGAAACTTCGAATTCACAGGTGATATCTATGCAATTCCTGAGGGAACTGTTGTATTCCCAAGAGAACCACTTGTAAAAGTTGTTGCACCGATCATGGAAGCACAGCTTGTAGAAACTGCTATCCTGAACATCATCAACCACCAGAGTCTTATTGCCACTAAGGCAGCCCGTGTCTGCTACGCAGCAAAAGGTGACGCGATCATGGAATTCGGTCTTCGCCGTGCCCAGGGTCCAGATGCCGGTATCTTTGGTGCCCGTGCCGCAGTCATCGGCGGATGTGCCGGTACTTCCTGTGTTCTCACTGGCAAAATGTTTGACGTACCAGTCCTTGGAACTCACGCCCACAGCTGGATCATGAGCTTCCCGGATGAATATACCGCATTCAAGACCTATGCGAAACTTTATCCAGACGCATGCACCTTATTAGTAGATACCTACGATGTCCTGAAATCCGGTGTTCCGAATGCGATCCGTGTATTCGAAGAAATGCGCGAAGAGGGTATTCCACTTACCAAATACGGCATCCGTATTGACAGCGGTGACCTTGCTTATCTTTCCAAAGAAGCATACAAGATGCTTGCAGCTGCCGGATTTGATGATGCGATCATCTCCGCTTCCAGTGACCTGGATGAATATCTGATCGACAGCCTGAAAGCACAGGATGCAAAGATCAACTCCTGGGGTGTTGGAACAAGACTGATCACCTCTAATGATAATCCTGCATTCGGTGGTGTATACAAACTTGCTGCTGTTAAAGATGCCGACAGCACAGAATTCACACCTAAGATCAAACTTTCCGAAAACACCGAGAAAGTTACCAATCCAGGAAATAAAACCGTATATCGTCTCTACAGCAAGAAAACAGGCAAGATCAAAGCAGACCTTATCTGCCTCGCTGATGAGAAATTAGATGCAGATGAGAACATGGTTCTCTTTGACCCCATCGACACATGGAAAAAGACCAAGTTCCTTGGCGGAACTTATGAAGTACGTGAGCTTCTCGTTCCAGTTATCAAAAAGGGTAAACGTGTCTACGAATCTCCATCTGTTATGGAACTTCGCGACTACTGCCTGAAAGAACAGAATACTCTCTGGGATGAATCCAGACGTTTCGTAAATCCGCAGAAAGTCTATGTAGACCTGTCTCAGAAACTCTGGGAACTGAAGAAAGACCTGCTTGAAGAAATGAGCGAGAAATCTCTCGATTGA
- the nagB gene encoding glucosamine-6-phosphate deaminase has translation MIIYSGKDYEEVSRKAANIMSAQIIMKPNAVLGLATGSTPVGMYKQLIEWYKKGDLDFSQITSVNLDEYKGLSGDNDQSYRYFMNTNLFDHVNIDKARTYVPNGLEEDSDKACADYNEVIRSVGGIDMQLLGIGGNGHIGFNEPGEAFEKETHCVDLTESTIKANARFFESMDEVPKQAYTMGIKNIMAAKKILLVATGSAKADALYKSLYGPITPNVPASILQLHQDVTVVADEDALSLIREKGLL, from the coding sequence ATGATTATTTATTCAGGCAAAGACTATGAGGAAGTAAGCAGAAAGGCAGCTAATATCATGTCTGCCCAGATCATTATGAAACCTAATGCAGTTCTCGGGCTTGCTACAGGTTCTACACCGGTTGGTATGTATAAACAGCTGATTGAATGGTACAAAAAAGGGGACTTGGATTTCTCACAGATCACTTCAGTGAATCTTGATGAGTATAAAGGACTTTCAGGAGATAATGACCAGAGCTATCGCTATTTTATGAACACCAATCTGTTTGACCATGTAAATATTGATAAGGCAAGAACTTATGTACCTAACGGACTGGAAGAAGACAGTGACAAAGCATGTGCAGACTATAATGAAGTGATCCGCAGCGTAGGCGGCATTGACATGCAGCTTCTGGGAATTGGCGGAAACGGACATATTGGGTTCAATGAACCCGGAGAAGCTTTTGAGAAGGAAACTCACTGCGTAGACCTTACAGAGAGCACCATCAAGGCAAATGCAAGATTCTTCGAAAGTATGGATGAAGTTCCGAAACAGGCATACACTATGGGAATCAAGAACATTATGGCAGCAAAGAAAATTCTTCTGGTAGCAACAGGAAGTGCCAAGGCAGATGCTTTGTACAAATCCTTGTACGGACCGATTACACCAAATGTACCGGCATCTATCCTTCAGCTTCATCAGGATGTAACTGTAGTGGCAGATGAAGATGCTTTAAGCCTGATCAGAGAAAAAGGACTTCTGTAA
- a CDS encoding N-acetylmannosamine-6-phosphate 2-epimerase — MNKKIQALRGELIVSCQALPEEPLHSSYIMSKMAAAALEGGAKGIRANTKEDIRAIQEEVDLPIIGIVKRDYPDCEVYITPTMKEVDELMEVKPEIIALDATGALRPGGLTLKDFVGQIREKYPKQLLMADCSTVKEAQYADEIGFDFIGTTMVGYTKQSQGDRIEEEDFRIIREILETVKHPVIAEGNINTPEKAKRVKELGVFSTVVGSVITRPQLITRSFVDALHK; from the coding sequence ATGAACAAAAAAATACAGGCATTAAGAGGCGAGCTGATCGTGTCCTGCCAGGCACTTCCGGAGGAACCGCTTCATTCTTCATATATTATGAGTAAGATGGCTGCGGCTGCGTTGGAGGGAGGTGCGAAGGGGATTCGTGCTAACACAAAGGAGGATATCAGAGCGATTCAGGAAGAGGTGGATCTTCCGATCATTGGAATTGTGAAAAGGGACTATCCGGACTGTGAAGTTTATATTACGCCGACGATGAAAGAGGTGGATGAGCTGATGGAGGTGAAACCTGAGATCATAGCATTGGATGCGACTGGCGCGCTTCGTCCCGGTGGATTAACATTGAAAGATTTTGTGGGACAGATCAGGGAAAAATATCCGAAACAGCTGCTGATGGCAGACTGTTCTACTGTGAAAGAAGCTCAGTATGCAGATGAGATTGGATTTGATTTTATCGGGACAACGATGGTGGGGTATACGAAACAGAGTCAGGGAGACCGGATTGAAGAAGAAGACTTCAGGATCATAAGAGAAATTCTGGAAACTGTGAAACATCCGGTGATCGCAGAAGGGAATATCAATACTCCGGAAAAAGCAAAGCGGGTAAAAGAATTGGGAGTCTTCAGCACAGTAGTAGGTTCTGTGATTACACGGCCACAGCTGATAACCAGATCATTTGTGGATGCGCTGCATAAATAG
- the spoVT gene encoding stage V sporulation protein T, with amino-acid sequence MKATGIVRRIDDLGRVVIPKEIRRTLRIKEGTPLEIFTDREGEIILKKYSPIGELNIFAKEYAEALAQSSGMVACITDHDQVVAAAGQGSREYMGKPISKALEETISERGSVFANGNDRNRIPVTQEQREPLYSQIMQPIISAGDAVGSVLLLGKNERDVMGESEKMLIRTASGFLGRQMEQ; translated from the coding sequence ATGAAAGCTACAGGGATCGTTCGGCGTATTGATGACCTGGGACGTGTGGTCATTCCTAAGGAAATCAGAAGAACATTACGGATAAAAGAAGGAACTCCGCTGGAAATTTTTACAGACCGGGAGGGAGAGATCATTCTGAAAAAATACTCACCTATCGGAGAACTGAATATTTTTGCCAAAGAATATGCAGAAGCTCTGGCGCAGTCCAGCGGGATGGTGGCATGTATCACAGATCATGATCAGGTAGTGGCGGCTGCTGGCCAGGGAAGCCGGGAATATATGGGAAAACCCATCAGCAAGGCATTAGAAGAAACGATTTCCGAGAGAGGTTCTGTATTTGCCAATGGAAATGACAGAAACAGGATCCCGGTGACGCAGGAGCAGAGGGAACCGCTGTATTCACAGATCATGCAGCCGATCATCAGTGCAGGGGATGCGGTTGGTTCGGTGCTTCTGCTGGGAAAAAATGAGAGAGATGTGATGGGTGAATCGGAGAAAATGCTCATCAGGACGGCCAGCGGCTTTCTGGGACGGCAGATGGAGCAGTAG
- a CDS encoding orotate phosphoribosyltransferase, which yields MNQANITKIYARNDSRIQLKVIPGHFVTSQSHITHYLDLTTMKSRTAEAQRIAHELASNYEVSTPIDTIICMDGLEVIGAYLSEELTKAGIFSMNAHQTIYVITPEFGNSGQLIFRDNYQPMIKGKNILILNGSITTGSTLSKTIESVLYYGGIIRGVAAIFSRVDSIASLPVHAIFKAKDVPDYHSYPSNNCPMCQKKQKIDALVSGYGYSTL from the coding sequence ATGAATCAGGCAAACATAACAAAAATTTATGCACGCAATGACAGTCGGATCCAACTCAAAGTAATTCCGGGACATTTTGTAACATCTCAGTCTCACATTACTCATTACCTTGATCTCACAACTATGAAATCAAGAACTGCAGAAGCCCAGCGTATTGCTCATGAACTGGCTTCCAATTATGAAGTTTCTACTCCCATTGATACCATCATCTGTATGGATGGACTGGAAGTAATCGGCGCATACCTTTCAGAAGAACTGACCAAAGCCGGCATTTTTTCCATGAATGCCCACCAGACTATTTACGTGATCACACCTGAATTTGGCAATTCCGGTCAGCTTATTTTCCGTGATAATTATCAGCCTATGATCAAAGGGAAAAATATTCTGATCCTGAATGGTTCTATCACTACCGGTTCCACTCTGTCCAAAACCATCGAAAGTGTTCTTTATTACGGTGGAATCATCCGCGGTGTTGCTGCCATTTTCAGCAGAGTAGACAGCATTGCCTCTCTCCCTGTACATGCCATTTTCAAAGCTAAAGACGTACCTGATTATCATTCCTATCCTTCCAACAACTGCCCAATGTGCCAGAAAAAACAGAAGATTGATGCACTTGTCAGTGGATATGGTTACTCGACATTGTAA
- a CDS encoding RNA-guided endonuclease TnpB family protein, whose protein sequence is MRKINRAVKIRIYPNKEQITQIEKTIGCSRFLYNRMLADKIRYYQEEKKMLKNTPAGYKKEYPWLKEVDSLALANVQLNLEGAFRKFFREPGVGFPHYKSKKHSRKSYTTNMVNGNICLQDRFLKLPKMQPVKIKLHRMIPEGWKLKSVTVSREPSGKYFASLLFDCENQTAEKRQAEKFLGMDFAMHGMCVFSTGERAGYPMFYRNAEKKLAREQRKLSRCEKGSRNYQKQKKKVALYHEKIKNQRKDFQHKLSHSLAEDYDAVCVEDLNLKGIAGGLHFGKGIQDNGYGQFLSMLGYKLEERGKYLIKVDRYFASSKICSECGHKKKELALSERIYLCECGNRMDRDVNAAVNILKEGKRIYKKCA, encoded by the coding sequence GTGAGAAAGATAAACCGGGCAGTAAAAATAAGGATCTATCCAAATAAAGAACAGATAACCCAGATAGAGAAGACAATCGGCTGCAGTCGTTTCCTCTATAACAGGATGCTTGCGGATAAGATCCGCTATTATCAGGAAGAAAAAAAGATGCTGAAAAATACGCCGGCCGGATATAAAAAAGAATATCCATGGCTGAAAGAGGTAGATTCTCTTGCGCTGGCAAATGTACAGTTAAATCTGGAAGGGGCTTTCCGGAAATTTTTCCGGGAACCGGGAGTGGGATTTCCGCATTATAAATCAAAAAAACATTCGCGGAAATCCTATACAACGAATATGGTAAATGGGAATATCTGTCTGCAGGACAGGTTCCTGAAACTGCCAAAGATGCAGCCGGTAAAAATAAAACTCCACCGTATGATCCCGGAGGGATGGAAGCTGAAATCAGTGACTGTGAGCAGGGAACCGTCCGGAAAATATTTTGCCAGCCTGCTGTTCGACTGTGAAAACCAAACAGCGGAGAAAAGACAGGCGGAAAAATTCCTGGGGATGGATTTTGCCATGCATGGGATGTGTGTATTTTCTACCGGTGAAAGAGCCGGATATCCCATGTTTTACCGGAATGCAGAGAAAAAACTTGCCCGGGAACAGAGAAAACTTTCCAGATGTGAAAAGGGCAGCCGTAACTATCAGAAACAGAAGAAAAAGGTTGCTTTATATCATGAAAAGATAAAGAACCAGAGGAAAGATTTCCAGCATAAGCTCAGCCACAGCCTTGCAGAAGACTATGACGCAGTATGTGTGGAGGATCTGAACCTGAAGGGGATAGCCGGAGGCCTGCATTTCGGAAAAGGGATACAGGATAACGGATACGGTCAGTTCCTTTCCATGCTTGGATATAAGCTGGAAGAACGCGGAAAGTATCTGATAAAAGTAGACAGATATTTTGCATCCAGTAAGATATGCAGCGAATGCGGACATAAGAAGAAAGAGCTGGCATTATCAGAACGGATATACCTATGCGAATGTGGAAACCGGATGGACCGGGATGTGAATGCGGCGGTCAATATTCTGAAAGAAGGAAAAAGAATATATAAAAAATGTGCATAA
- a CDS encoding leucine-rich repeat domain-containing protein — MTIIGTNAFYGCKKLSKVNGANNVVKIGNSSFTNCGSLSSITVSETVRIIGKQAFYNCKNFKTITIKTSALSTKTIGSNAFTGTYKKPTIKVPAKQMKTYKKLFGLKGMSSKAIYKK; from the coding sequence GTGACAATAATAGGGACGAATGCATTTTATGGATGTAAGAAGTTGAGTAAGGTAAATGGTGCAAATAATGTTGTGAAAATTGGTAACAGTTCATTCACAAATTGTGGAAGCCTAAGTAGTATTACAGTTTCAGAAACTGTTAGAATTATTGGCAAACAGGCATTTTATAATTGTAAAAATTTCAAAACTATTACAATTAAGACAAGTGCGTTGTCTACTAAGACTATTGGTTCAAATGCTTTTACGGGAACCTATAAAAAGCCAACTATTAAAGTTCCGGCAAAGCAAATGAAGACATATAAAAAACTGTTTGGATTAAAAGGAATGAGTTCCAAAGCAATTTATAAGAAATAA
- a CDS encoding metallophosphoesterase, which translates to MVAIYLAPVYLLVCVYILLRGLHWIQVLHAVFQNVWVCRGIGLIYLFVVFSILIAFMAPASGFRRFMKLLSNYWLGVLMYTIMTVGIADVLRLLLKYPLKNLNFPGRTLLFGNVGTAVVGIICAVIITMVSIYGVINAGNIQTTKYDISIDKKAGKLDSLNVVLIADLHLGYNIGCRQMEQMVEKINAQDPDLVVVAGDIFDNEYEALEDPDRLAEILRGIQSKYGVYACYGNHDIQEKILAGFTFGGKEKKESSVKMDEFLEKAGITLLRDEYVLIDDSFYLYGRPDYERPGRGIDERKSAQEITADMDLSLPVLVIDHEPGELQELADAGVDADLCGHTHDGQLFLGNLTIKLMWENACGYLKKGDMHSIVTSGVGLFGPNMRVGTKSEICDIMMHFK; encoded by the coding sequence ATGGTAGCAATATATCTGGCACCGGTTTATCTGCTGGTGTGTGTTTATATTCTTTTGAGAGGTTTGCACTGGATACAGGTGCTGCATGCTGTTTTTCAGAATGTGTGGGTGTGCAGAGGGATCGGACTTATCTATCTGTTTGTTGTCTTCAGTATTCTGATCGCGTTTATGGCACCGGCTTCGGGATTTCGGAGATTTATGAAGCTTCTGAGTAATTACTGGCTTGGAGTGCTGATGTATACAATCATGACTGTGGGAATCGCAGATGTGCTGAGACTGTTGTTGAAATATCCGCTGAAGAACCTAAATTTTCCGGGAAGAACGCTGCTTTTCGGAAATGTGGGGACTGCTGTTGTGGGTATAATCTGTGCGGTAATCATTACGATGGTCAGTATTTATGGAGTGATCAATGCGGGAAATATACAGACGACAAAGTATGATATTTCTATTGATAAGAAAGCCGGGAAACTGGATTCGCTGAATGTGGTGCTGATTGCAGATCTTCATCTGGGATATAACATTGGCTGCCGGCAGATGGAGCAGATGGTGGAGAAGATCAATGCACAGGATCCTGATCTGGTCGTGGTTGCCGGAGATATTTTTGACAACGAATATGAGGCACTGGAAGATCCGGACAGGTTGGCGGAGATTCTGAGAGGGATTCAGTCTAAATATGGTGTGTATGCATGTTATGGAAATCATGATATTCAGGAGAAGATCCTGGCGGGATTCACCTTTGGCGGAAAGGAGAAGAAAGAGAGTTCCGTGAAAATGGATGAGTTTCTGGAAAAGGCAGGAATTACACTTCTGAGAGATGAGTATGTATTGATCGATGATTCTTTCTACTTATATGGAAGACCAGATTATGAGAGACCGGGACGCGGGATTGATGAGAGAAAGAGTGCGCAGGAGATTACAGCAGATATGGATCTGTCACTGCCAGTGCTGGTGATCGATCATGAACCTGGAGAATTGCAGGAGCTGGCAGATGCAGGGGTAGATGCGGACTTGTGTGGACATACCCATGACGGGCAGTTGTTTCTGGGAAATCTTACGATTAAGCTGATGTGGGAGAATGCGTGTGGATATCTGAAAAAGGGTGATATGCACAGCATTGTTACCTCCGGTGTAGGGCTTTTCGGACCAAACATGCGTGTTGGCACGAAAAGCGAAATTTGTGATATTATGATGCATTTTAAGTAA
- a CDS encoding MurR/RpiR family transcriptional regulator: protein MSLNKHKIIPLIESYYHTFTPLEKTIADFFIHNTDEQDFSSKNISGILYVSEASLSRFAQKCGFHGYREFIYEYKQNLTPDPEENIPNFEVSEFNTYQELLNKSNALLDTAQISRITNLLVSKPRVYVYGRGSSGLAAQEMKLRFMRIGLNIEAVTDSHIMKVNSVILNESCLVIGISVSGQTDDIISSLKSAHQQGVYTLLMTARQDRSYQEFCDETLIFASMEHLEYGNIISPQFPILLVLDVLYAHYLKIDRSKKEALHQYTIQTLQPI from the coding sequence ATGTCATTAAATAAACATAAGATCATCCCCTTGATTGAGTCTTACTACCATACATTTACTCCACTGGAAAAAACCATTGCCGACTTCTTTATCCATAATACAGACGAACAGGATTTTTCATCAAAAAACATTTCCGGAATCCTGTATGTATCAGAAGCATCTCTCTCTCGTTTTGCCCAAAAATGTGGTTTTCACGGATACAGAGAATTTATATACGAATATAAGCAGAATCTTACCCCTGATCCTGAAGAAAATATTCCCAATTTTGAAGTATCGGAATTTAATACTTATCAGGAACTTCTCAATAAATCCAATGCTCTGTTGGATACAGCACAAATTTCACGGATCACTAACCTTCTGGTATCAAAACCCAGAGTTTATGTTTATGGTAGAGGCAGCTCAGGACTTGCCGCTCAAGAAATGAAGCTTCGTTTCATGCGCATTGGTCTGAATATTGAAGCAGTTACAGACAGCCATATTATGAAAGTAAACTCCGTTATTCTTAACGAAAGCTGTCTGGTCATAGGAATCAGTGTCAGCGGACAGACAGATGATATCATCTCTTCTCTAAAATCCGCCCATCAGCAGGGAGTCTACACTCTCCTTATGACTGCCAGACAGGACAGATCCTATCAGGAATTCTGCGATGAGACCCTCATATTCGCAAGTATGGAACATCTGGAGTATGGAAATATCATCTCTCCGCAATTTCCGATCCTGCTGGTTCTGGATGTTCTTTATGCCCATTATCTCAAGATTGACAGAAGCAAAAAAGAGGCCCTGCATCAATACACCATACAGACACTTCAGCCCATCTGA